The Deinococcus humi genome has a segment encoding these proteins:
- a CDS encoding ABC transporter substrate-binding protein: MKRAILTLTAFALLASAAQARTWDAIKQSGTIKIATEGAFPPFNVLEGKKLTGFEVDLAEALAKELGLKVEWTTQPFDNLLIGLNQDRYDFVIASHGITPQRAKAVDFSNPHYCTGGAIVAKPGGPMTAADLAGKSVAVQVGTTYLENVRKVPGVGDVKTFPKDTDAQAALMAGRVDAWVGDKFTGIDLVKAQKGKVKQGALLFKESIAMAVKKGNSSLLKELNSALDKVMNNGTYAKISNQTFGQDIRCRN; encoded by the coding sequence ATGAAAAGAGCCATCCTCACCCTGACCGCCTTTGCCCTTCTTGCCAGCGCCGCACAGGCCCGCACCTGGGACGCCATCAAGCAGAGCGGCACCATCAAGATCGCCACCGAGGGCGCCTTTCCCCCTTTCAATGTGCTGGAAGGCAAGAAGCTGACCGGTTTTGAGGTCGATCTGGCCGAGGCGCTGGCCAAGGAACTGGGCCTGAAGGTGGAATGGACCACGCAGCCATTCGACAACCTGCTGATCGGCCTGAACCAGGACCGTTACGACTTCGTGATCGCCAGCCACGGCATCACCCCGCAGCGCGCCAAGGCTGTGGACTTCTCCAACCCCCACTACTGCACCGGGGGCGCCATTGTCGCCAAGCCCGGCGGCCCCATGACGGCGGCTGATCTGGCGGGCAAGTCGGTGGCTGTGCAGGTGGGCACCACTTACCTGGAAAATGTCCGTAAGGTGCCCGGCGTGGGCGACGTCAAGACCTTTCCCAAGGACACTGATGCCCAAGCCGCACTGATGGCGGGCCGTGTGGACGCCTGGGTGGGTGACAAGTTCACCGGGATCGATCTGGTCAAGGCGCAGAAGGGCAAGGTCAAGCAGGGCGCCCTGCTGTTCAAGGAGAGCATCGCCATGGCGGTCAAGAAGGGCAACAGCAGCCTCCTCAAGGAGCTGAACTCGGCGCTGGACAAGGTCATGAACAATGGCACTTACGCCAAGATTAGCAACCAGACCTTCGGTCAGGACATCCGCTGCCGCAACTGA
- a CDS encoding FAD-dependent oxidoreductase encodes MRIVIVGGVAAGMSAASRAMRQNPEADVVVFERGEYISYGACGLPYVLGGDVDSFDDLIARTPGQMRSRGIGVRLRHEVTGVDAKAATVTVVDHDSGRSAVEPYDKLLLATGVSAIRPDWATTDLGGVHVLRDIPDGQAIESSLKDASAHGKGRAVIVGGGYIGLELAETLHCRGLSVVIVEKAPEVAGRMLDRDYQQRVRAELEGNGVEIRCGTSVEGLTGKDGRVTGVQTDHGLIRADVVIVAVGVRPNTGLARVAGARVGKTGAVAVNTRQETAVEGVYSAGDNTESLHRVTRRKVHIPLGLTANRMGRVAGVNMAGGDATFPGVVGSSIFKTFSLGAARTGLTQTEADELGLRAVSVDVSSTDHAGYYATAKPIYVRLTAEHGTGRLLGAQLVCNNHESVKRVDVIAALLHGRGKVQDLFEMDLSYAPPFSGVWDVLLVAADRLSREIGKKQE; translated from the coding sequence ATGCGAATCGTAATCGTGGGCGGCGTGGCCGCAGGAATGAGTGCGGCCAGTCGCGCCATGCGGCAGAACCCGGAGGCCGACGTGGTGGTCTTCGAGCGCGGCGAGTACATCAGCTACGGCGCCTGCGGGCTGCCGTACGTCCTGGGCGGCGACGTGGACAGCTTCGACGATCTGATCGCGCGGACGCCCGGACAGATGCGCTCACGCGGTATCGGCGTCCGGTTGCGCCATGAAGTGACGGGCGTCGACGCGAAAGCCGCCACCGTCACCGTTGTTGATCACGATTCCGGGCGCAGCGCCGTGGAACCGTACGACAAACTGCTGCTCGCCACCGGCGTCTCGGCCATCCGCCCCGACTGGGCAACAACCGATCTGGGCGGCGTCCATGTCCTGCGCGACATTCCCGACGGACAGGCCATCGAGAGCAGCCTTAAGGACGCCAGCGCCCATGGGAAGGGGCGCGCCGTGATTGTGGGCGGCGGCTACATCGGGCTGGAGCTGGCCGAGACGCTGCATTGCCGGGGCCTGAGCGTGGTGATCGTGGAAAAGGCCCCGGAGGTGGCGGGCCGCATGCTGGACCGCGATTATCAGCAGCGCGTGCGCGCCGAGCTGGAGGGCAACGGCGTGGAGATTCGCTGCGGCACCAGCGTCGAGGGCCTGACCGGGAAAGACGGACGCGTGACCGGCGTGCAGACCGATCACGGCCTGATCCGCGCCGACGTGGTGATCGTGGCGGTGGGCGTGCGCCCGAACACCGGGCTGGCCCGCGTCGCCGGGGCACGCGTGGGCAAGACCGGGGCGGTGGCCGTCAACACCCGCCAGGAAACGGCCGTGGAAGGAGTGTATTCGGCAGGCGACAACACCGAATCCCTCCACCGGGTCACGCGTCGCAAGGTGCACATTCCGCTGGGACTGACCGCCAACCGGATGGGCCGGGTGGCCGGGGTGAACATGGCCGGAGGCGACGCCACCTTTCCGGGAGTGGTGGGCAGCAGCATCTTCAAGACCTTCTCGCTGGGCGCGGCCCGCACCGGCCTGACCCAGACGGAAGCCGACGAGCTGGGCCTCAGGGCGGTTAGCGTGGACGTCAGCAGCACCGATCACGCCGGGTACTACGCCACCGCCAAGCCGATCTACGTGCGCCTGACCGCCGAGCACGGCACGGGCCGCCTGCTGGGCGCCCAACTGGTCTGCAACAACCACGAGAGCGTCAAGCGCGTCGATGTGATCGCTGCGCTGCTACACGGACGCGGCAAGGTGCAGGACCTGTTCGAGATGGACCTGTCCTACGCTCCCCCCTTCTCCGGCGTGTGGGACGTGCTGCTGGTGGCCGCCGATCGCCTGAGCCGCGAGATCGGCAAGAAGCAGGAGTAG
- a CDS encoding aminotransferase class V-fold PLP-dependent enzyme, with product MIHPPPEISRPAPMLDVRADFPLFAHRPKLVFLDSAASSQKPAAVIQAMADFYAHDYANIHRGAYRLSANATDRFEAVRDQAAQFFGAPSRDGVIFTRNATEAINLVAHSWGQLHLNPGDVVLVSEMEHHANLVPWHLITGQRGARVEAVAMTPDGRLDLEDYGHKLRDLPVKLVALQHVSNALGTVHPARQLVEMAHSYGVPILLDGAQAAPHLPLNLDALGADFYVLSAHKMLGPSGVGLLLARPEALRGMPPYQGGGDMIREVYSQHSTYAPLPHTFEAGTPAIAEVIGFGATLEYLGGLGMARVAAHEHALLSYALQRLGAVDGLQLYGPPDDRCGVVSLNVLGAHAHDVAGFLDEANICVRAGHHCAQPLMRALGVASTVRASFSVYTTPADVDALADALSEIVQFFAETP from the coding sequence ATGATTCATCCGCCCCCAGAGATCTCCCGTCCGGCGCCGATGCTGGACGTCAGGGCCGATTTCCCGCTGTTCGCGCACCGCCCGAAACTGGTCTTTCTGGATTCCGCCGCGTCCAGCCAGAAGCCGGCCGCCGTGATTCAGGCCATGGCCGATTTTTACGCCCACGATTACGCCAACATCCACCGTGGCGCCTACCGCCTGTCGGCCAATGCCACGGACCGCTTTGAAGCCGTGCGGGACCAGGCCGCGCAGTTCTTCGGCGCGCCGTCGCGCGACGGGGTGATCTTTACCCGCAACGCCACCGAGGCGATCAATCTGGTGGCCCACAGCTGGGGCCAGCTGCACCTGAACCCCGGCGACGTGGTGCTGGTCAGCGAGATGGAACACCACGCCAACCTCGTGCCGTGGCACCTGATCACCGGGCAGCGCGGCGCGCGGGTGGAGGCGGTCGCCATGACGCCGGATGGCAGGCTTGATCTGGAGGATTACGGGCACAAACTGCGTGACCTGCCGGTCAAGCTGGTGGCCCTGCAGCACGTGAGCAACGCGCTGGGAACGGTGCATCCGGCGCGGCAGCTGGTGGAAATGGCCCACTCTTACGGTGTGCCCATCCTGCTGGACGGCGCTCAGGCGGCCCCCCATCTGCCGCTGAATCTAGACGCGCTGGGCGCGGATTTCTATGTTCTGAGCGCCCACAAGATGCTTGGCCCCAGCGGCGTGGGCCTGCTGCTGGCCCGCCCGGAGGCGCTGCGCGGGATGCCCCCATACCAGGGCGGCGGCGACATGATCCGCGAGGTCTACTCCCAGCACAGCACCTACGCCCCGCTGCCCCACACCTTCGAGGCGGGGACTCCCGCCATCGCCGAGGTCATCGGTTTCGGCGCGACCCTGGAGTACCTGGGTGGTCTTGGGATGGCGAGGGTCGCGGCGCACGAACACGCCCTGCTCAGCTACGCCTTGCAGCGGCTGGGCGCGGTGGACGGTCTGCAACTCTACGGCCCACCCGATGACCGCTGCGGGGTGGTCAGCCTCAACGTGCTGGGCGCACACGCCCACGACGTCGCCGGTTTCCTGGACGAGGCGAACATCTGCGTCCGGGCCGGGCACCACTGCGCCCAGCCGCTGATGCGTGCGCTGGGCGTGGCCAGCACCGTGCGGGCCAGCTTCTCGGTCTACACCACACCCGCCGACGTGGATGCCCTGGCAGACGCGCTGAGCGAGATCGTGCAGTTCTTTGCGGAGACCCCATGA
- the sufU gene encoding Fe-S cluster assembly sulfur transfer protein SufU, whose amino-acid sequence MTPPDSAMQALYKQVVMEHYRRPRNFGNLPDATHAEGGHNPSCGDQLQLMLRLDGDRIEDARFTAQGCAISVASASLMTGALKGKTVQEASALILAFTGMVRSGEAAPELGDLAALRGVHTLHTRVKCATLPWQTLQVLLEQVRPQDGA is encoded by the coding sequence ATGACCCCCCCGGACAGCGCCATGCAGGCCCTCTATAAGCAGGTGGTCATGGAGCACTACCGCCGTCCGCGCAACTTCGGCAACCTGCCGGACGCCACCCACGCTGAGGGCGGGCACAACCCGTCGTGTGGCGATCAGCTGCAACTGATGCTCAGGCTGGACGGGGACCGCATCGAGGACGCCCGCTTCACCGCGCAGGGCTGCGCCATCTCGGTGGCGAGCGCCAGCCTGATGACCGGGGCGCTGAAGGGCAAAACCGTGCAGGAGGCCAGTGCCCTCATCCTGGCCTTTACCGGAATGGTGCGCAGCGGAGAGGCCGCACCCGAACTGGGCGATCTGGCGGCCCTGCGCGGCGTGCATACCCTGCACACCCGCGTCAAGTGCGCCACCCTGCCGTGGCAGACCCTGCAGGTGCTGCTGGAACAGGTACGCCCGCAGGACGGGGCATAA